The following coding sequences are from one Triticum aestivum cultivar Chinese Spring chromosome 5A, IWGSC CS RefSeq v2.1, whole genome shotgun sequence window:
- the LOC123106458 gene encoding phospholipase A1-Igamma1, chloroplastic-like: MSIAGRSLAAVFKRLLQFTVISVAIAVAVQPLTSSLPPPVDPHAKLARGGGWDAALLDPLDAGLRSEILRYGDLAQATYDAFDGRHWSKNCGTCLHGLRRMLPALGLAGHGYVATAFIYTTCDVDIPRWLMARLHADAWDDHANWAGYVAVGGAEEASRVGHRDVVVVWRGTMAAEEWFMDLRTGLVPFDAADGDGAMVAEGFHTLYTSSNAGTKYGARSARDQVADELNRLVDYFGKRGEKVHVTFTGHSLGGALALLSARDAAAAHPGVPVRAVTFSAPRVGNRAFCDGLSSRNVSVLRVVVNTDLVPTVPRTALEASVSGVLGGLWALVGLRQAFEYVHVGHELALNVSKSPHLKDSHDPVGSHNLELCLHLLDGHESAAGEFRREDGAPRRDVALVNKRSAMLSDTEGIPEKWSQMANKGLERDGSGRWVLPARERDDMPANDVLPLSELD, encoded by the coding sequence ATGTCGATCGCCGGTCGTAGCCTGGCCGCCGTCTTCAAGCGCCTCCTCCAGTTCACTGTCATCTCTGTTGCCATAGCTGTTGCCGTGCAGCCTCTGACGTCCTCGCTGCCGCCTCCTGTCGACCCTCACGCTAAGCTCGCCCGTGGCGGCGGGTGGGATGCGGCGCTCCTCGACCCGCTCGACGCCGGCCTCCGCTCGGAGATACTCAGGTATGGCGACCTCGCGCAGGCCACCTACGACGCCTTCGACGGCCGCCACTGGTCCAAGAACTGCGGCACCTGCCTCCACGGCCTCCGTCGCATGCTCCCGGCCCTCGGGCTCGCCGGCCACGGGTACGTCGCCACCGCGTTCATCTACACAACCTGCGACGTCGATATCCCCCGGTGGCTCATGGCGCGGCTCCACGCCGACGCCTGGGACGACCACGCCAACTGGGCCGGGTACGTCGCGGTCGGCGGCGCGGAGGAGGCCAGCCGGGTCGGGCACCGGGACGTCGTCGTCGTGTGGCGCGGCACGATGGCGGCAGAGGAGTGGTTCATGGACCTGAGGACGGGCCTCGTGCCGTTCGACGCCGCCGACGGCGACGGCGCCATGGTGGCCGAGGGGTTCCACACCTTGTACACGTCCAGCAACGCCGGGACCAAGTACGGCGCGCGCAGCGCCCGTGACCAGGTCGCCGACGAGCTCAATCGGCTTGTGGACTACTTCGGGAAGCGCGGCGAGAAGGTCCACGTCACCTTCACGGGGCACAGCCTCGGCGGCGCGCTGGCCCTGCTCTCCGCCAGGGACGCCGCGGCGGCGCACCCGGGCGTCCCCGTCCGCGCCGTCACCTTCTCCGCGCCGCGCGTCGGCAACAGGGCCTTCTGCGACGGGCTCTCGTCGCGCAACGTCAGCGTCCTGCGCGTCGTCGTCAACACCGACCTCGTGCCGACCGTCCCCCGGACAGCTCTCGAGGCCTCCGTCTCCGGAGTGCTGGGCGGCCTGTGGGCGCTGGTTGGACTCCGGCAGGCGTTCGAGTACGTGCACGTCGGCCACGAGCTCGCGTTGAACGTCTCCAAGTCGCCGCACCTCAAGGACTCTCACGACCCGGTGGGGTCTCACAACCTGGAGCTGTGCTTGCACCTGCTGGACGGCCACGAGAGCGCCGCCGGCGAGTTCCGGCGGGAGGACGGTGCGCCGCGGCGTGACGTGGCGCTGGTGAACAAGCGTTCGGCGATGCTGAGCGACACGGAGGGCATTCCGGAGAAGTGGAGCCAGATGGCGAACAAGGGGCTCGAGCGCGACGGCTCCGGCCGGTGGGTGCTGCCGGCGCGGGAGCGCGACGACATGCCGGCGAACGACGTGCTGCCGCTGTCGGAGCTGGACTAA